TGATGCTTCCTGGGTGACTCAGGCGCGATGGAATGCTTTAACTCCCCAGCAGCGAAAGAAATTCCCGCCTCTATGTCCAGACTTTGTGGTGGAACTGCTTTCAGAACCTGACGAGATAGAAGAAACTCAAGCCAAGATGCAAGAGTATTTAGATAATGGGATTCGTTTAGGTTGGTTAATCGATCCAAAAACTCAACAAGTAGAGATTTATCGAAGCGATCGCGCCATTGAAGTTTTACAATCTCCCACCACTTTATCAGGAGAAGACGTACTGCCAGGATTTATCCTAGACTTGCAATTAATTTTTAGTTAAACAGCAATGGTAGACACTAGGGCAAACCATGAACGCATTAATCTTAAATTTGCCTCCAATTCTCAAACTCACAGACGAGCAGTTTGAACAGCTAGCAGCTGCTAACCGAGACTTGCGGCTTGAACTGACGGCTTTGGGAGAGTTAGTTATTATGCCACCTACAGGAGGAAACACAGGTAAACGCAACATAGATTTATCTTTTCAACTACAAG
This window of the Chroococcidiopsis sp. CCMEE 29 genome carries:
- a CDS encoding Uma2 family endonuclease produces the protein MNTLTLNLRSMGELTDEQFEQIAATNQNLRLERTAKGELVIMPPTGGETGERNLDVEGQLWLWNRQTRLGRAFNSSTGFKLPNGATRSPDASWVTQARWNALTPQQRKKFPPLCPDFVVELLSEPDEIEETQAKMQEYLDNGIRLGWLIDPKTQQVEIYRSDRAIEVLQSPTTLSGEDVLPGFILDLQLIFS